DNA sequence from the Desulfobotulus pelophilus genome:
CCCGGAACTTTTAAAATATACCTTTGATAATAAAGGTGAAAATATTTTTGAAGGAATTGATAATTTTTTAGATGATGTCAGCAGCGAAGACGGAAGTCTTAATATAAGAATTTCAGACGATACAGCATTTATGCTCGGAGAAAATATTGCACGGAGTAAAGGAAGTATTGTTTATCAAAATGATATTCTTCAGCTTATTCAGTACTTTCCTACTACCGATAAAGTTTTTAAGATTCCTGTTTTAATTTCTCCTCCTTTTATTAATAAATATTATGTTCTTGATATTAATGAAAAAATTTCCATGGTCAAATGGCTGGTGGATCAGGGTTACACTGTTTTTGTAATTTCATGGGTAAATCCATCAACAGAGCATGCTTCAAAAAAATATGAAGATTATGTGCTTGAAGGTCATATTGAAGTTCTTGATGTGATTGAAAAAATAACAAAAGTTAAAAAGATTTCAGCTATTGGATATTGTACTGGTGGAACAATTCTTGCTACAACAGCCGCATATCTTGAATCAAAAAAGCAACGAAGATTTGCATCCCTTACTTATATGGCAACACTGATAGATTTTTCCGAACCAGGAGAAATTGGAAATTTTCTAGATCAATCACAGGTAAAAAAAATAATCGAGGATATTAAAAAAGTAGGATATCTTGACGGGAGGCATCTTGCCAAGACATTTAATATGCTGAAACCAAACGATCTTATATGGTCGCATGCTGTTAATAGTTATATAAAGGGACAGGATCCTGTTCCTTTTGATATTTTGTACTGGAATTCTGACTCTACAAATCTTCCTGCCGGAATGTATGCTTTTTATCTCCAGAATATGTATATTGAAAACAAGCTTAAAGACCCAGGTGGAATAAAAATAGGTGGAGTTCCAGTTGATGTTTCAAAAATAAAAACGCCTTCATATTTTCTTGCAACGGAAGATGATCATATAGTTTTGTGGAAAGCCTCATTTAAAGGAGCTCTTCTTTTTTCTGGAAAAGTGAGGTTTGTTCTTGGTGGTTCAGGTCATGTTGCAGGAGTTGTTAATCCTCCTGCTAAAAACAAATACGGCTACAGAGCTGCAGATCTTGAATTTGATTCTCCTGTAAACTGGATCGAAAATGCTGGAAAAAAAGAAGGTTCATGGTGGCTTGACTGGCATGGCTGGAACATTAAGTTTGCAGGTCAAGAGGTTGCAAAAAGAATACCCGGAAAAAGTGATTTTAAGGAAATTGAAAAGGCACCCGGCAGTTATGCACTCAGAAGAATTGACACCAAGTCAAATGAGGTAAGTTGAAAATATCGGACAGCAAAATTATCATCCAACCAGAACAGAGGTGTCTGAATGGCAAAAAACGCAACGAACGGTCGTTATTCGAAAGAATCCCGGCATGAAGCCGTGAAAATGATTATCGAAGACGGTCTGAGCGCATATGCAGCATCGCGTCAGCACTGATTGCAATACCATCCTGTTTCAAAATCCCTGTAAATTGAAAACTTGTGAACTGTGAACCCGTTCACTATTGAAAATTTCAGGTTCCCCATGGATTCGCAAAGCCTCTTCGAGGCAATCGGAACAAAATACCGTATCCATTGTATTACTGACCCTGAAACTCAAAACCTTGCGGCTGTACCAGTCCATGATTGCAACAAGATAGGCAAAACCATTGAGCAGACGAATACAGGTGATGTCCGTACTCCAGACCTGGTTTTGACCTCACTGCGGGTACACCCCGTAAAAGACAGGGGTAAATTTTGTGGTCAGGCTTTTTGCGGCTTGTGTTTGGCCCAGGCGTCATGCCGGCCAGACCCATTGCCCGCATCAGGCGCTGTACACGTTTACGCCCCACTGTGTGACCCTTTTCTTTGAGAAAGATCACCATCCTCCGGCTCCCATAAAATGGTCGGCGTGTATATTCTTCGTCGATAAGACGGCTGAAAATCAGATCCTCTTTGTCTGGTTGCCTGATTCTCTGCCTTGCGTAATGCGCAGCTCTGGATATACCACTCAGGCTGCACTGTGTTACATTGGACAGATCGTCCTCTGGATCTATCCATGATTGACGTATCAGGGCAGGCTCATCCCGGATTTTTTTTTGAGCCAGTCGAGCTCCATTTTCAGTCGCCCTATTTCGCTGTAAAGAGCATCGGGTTCCTCGTGGGCCGTTGAAACATATTTCGGGCCACGCTTGATTTCAAAGAGTTTTCCAAAAACTACAGTCAGCAGCACACCATAAACGACCGCAGCTGGCTCAGCACCATACAACACGTGGCATATCTGCCTGTTAAAACAGATTTTTCCGAATAACTTTCACGCTAAGATTTTTACCCTAAACGGCGTAAAACCCATGGGTTTAGCCATGAGGAAGTTCAGAGCCAGAACTGCTTGCAAGGAATCTGTAACAGCAGACGCATCTACCGGCGGGGACGCCATCCGAAAGTCAGAAAAAACAGCCATGAAACACCCGAACAGCCTTGAGTTGGAAAAATGCAGATTTGACTACCCCTATGAAGGAAAACCAAGGATCACGCACCGCCCCCAAAATCCCTTCATGGCCGAGAACCTTCTGGAAATCAACGATACCCGAATCGTAACGGCAACGGGTACTCCCATGGGTGAAAAAATTCAGTTCAGCCTGCAGTTTTCCGGGATAGTCGCCACCATTGTCGTGATAACAGGCCTTTTCACTCAAAATGCCTCGTTTGTCCTGAGCCTGCTGCTTCCGCTCGGGCTCTTTACCGCCCTCAGCATCGCCTGTCACAGACTTACGGGAAAATCCCGAATCATCTTGAACCGGGCCGATGGCAGTATCACCATGCCGATGGGCTTCCCTCCGCGGAACCAGTCTGTCCCTTTCGGGGAAATCCAACCCTTTTTTCCCCATACAGGCGCACTGCCAAACCCCGTTCTCAGACGCAAGGAAATACATCTGGGTCTCAAAAAAAAGCCCCGCTGGAGCGGACCGGCCATCCTGTCCTATGGGAATCAGGAACCCGCTAAATTCCGGGAAGTCTGGTCCTGGATCGTATGGTACATGGACAGCAATCGTCCCCTGCCTCCCGGCCCCTGTTTTGACTCATACCGGGAGCGGGATGCCCGCAGACTGCGGGAACTTGGCCATCCTCCTCCACAATATGAAATGAACCTCTACATGCGCATCATAGCACAATCCTATCTTAGCGCCGCGCTCAATAGCGACATCAGCAGCACCCCCATTCCCGACGAACTGGAAAATATGGAACTGAACGATCTGATACAATACGAATGAACCAGCTGAAAA
Encoded proteins:
- the phaC gene encoding class I poly(R)-hydroxyalkanoic acid synthase: MEKEIESSGFDLDRIYDLMIKFTNKQKSYVDALSKNKVKSELPELGVMLDFFEVFQKVALNPSALFNVSFKMMRDYNEVSSSIIGNLLDSRKKEEKQEKDKRFLGEEWNKNPFFEFIKNLYLLNVKTLSEAVSDVEGIEAVKKKRLEFYTKQFLEAVSPSNFLATNPELLKYTFDNKGENIFEGIDNFLDDVSSEDGSLNIRISDDTAFMLGENIARSKGSIVYQNDILQLIQYFPTTDKVFKIPVLISPPFINKYYVLDINEKISMVKWLVDQGYTVFVISWVNPSTEHASKKYEDYVLEGHIEVLDVIEKITKVKKISAIGYCTGGTILATTAAYLESKKQRRFASLTYMATLIDFSEPGEIGNFLDQSQVKKIIEDIKKVGYLDGRHLAKTFNMLKPNDLIWSHAVNSYIKGQDPVPFDILYWNSDSTNLPAGMYAFYLQNMYIENKLKDPGGIKIGGVPVDVSKIKTPSYFLATEDDHIVLWKASFKGALLFSGKVRFVLGGSGHVAGVVNPPAKNKYGYRAADLEFDSPVNWIENAGKKEGSWWLDWHGWNIKFAGQEVAKRIPGKSDFKEIEKAPGSYALRRIDTKSNEVS